TCTCCTTCCTGTTGGAGTAAACCAGAGAAGGCTGCCATGTCTGTTGTTGTAACATGCATGGACCTGATCATCCATGACAAAACTGATCATGAACCTTCCTTAGCCAGGACTAGATTGTTAGCTAGATTTATGCACCGAACTGGTCATGCATGATGAAAACACTTTGCAAGAAGATGTCAACCACTCTTGTTAAGATTAGATGATAAGTTCCTGCTCTCCATCGccgtgtcgtcgtcgtcgtcgtcgcttctTGCTGCAAGTACTCAACCACTTGGAGAGAAATTTGACCAGGCATGATATATATATCTGATTGACTTGATCATAACAGGGGCTGCTACATATAATAGTTGTGTTAGGTGCACTCATGCATGGATTGACGTGCCCTGATTTCAAATTTGACCAGGCATAGTTGACACAATCCAGACTGTTACTCATATCTAGTCCCAGATGGAGTAGCTCAATTTGCTTCTTTATTTATAAATTATTAAAGGGGAAATGTGTCCCTTAGGCATACTAAAAGTGAACTTGATGATGCACAGAACTTTTCTTGGATTTGAGTATGGCTGACCATGTCTCAAAAGTTTATGCAAAATAACCAGTAGTCTCACTAGCCAGAGACCATTTCTATGGGTTGCTCCTTTCCACTTGACTATGTCCATTTCCCACAAGTTCACACTGCTCGTTGCGCCTATATAAACACATGCTTCCCCTGCATACTCAAACCATCACTCACACACAGGAAAACAAGAGAAAAGAAGAGCGAAAGAAGCTCAAATCGAATGgcgtcgtccccttccttccttctcctcgccGCTCTTCTTGCCTTGGTCTCATGGCAGGCTGTTGCCTCTGACCCTGGCCCTCTCCAGGACTTCTGTGTCGCCGACATGAATTCACCAGGTACTGCTTCCTTCATGCTTTCCCGTCCTGCCACCACCAAATATATATGTTGCAATGAATTTCTGAAAATTATATGCATGTTCAAACCACTTTCTATTAATACCTAAGCTTGCATTATAAATCTCTTCTATGCACCAGTACGTGTCAATGGGTTTGTGTGCAAGAACCCAGTGGAGGTCAACGCTGATGACTTCTTCAAGGCAGCCGCCCTCGACAAGCCTAGGGTGACCAACAAGGTTGGATCCAACGTCACTTTGATCAACGTCATGCAGATTGCTGGACTCAACACCCTCGGCATCTCAATTGCGCGCATCGACTATGCTCCCTTGGGCCAGAACCCACCACATACGCACCCTCGCGCCACTGAGATCCTCACGGTGCTCGAGGGGACACTGTACGTTGGCTTTGTCACATCCAACCAGCCCGCCCCAAACAGAAACAAGTTCCTCTCCAAGGTGCTCAACAAAGGTGATGTGTTTGTCTTCCCGGTGGGGCTCATTCACTTCCAATTCAACCCCAACCCCCAC
This genomic window from Triticum dicoccoides isolate Atlit2015 ecotype Zavitan unplaced genomic scaffold, WEW_v2.0 scaffold80045, whole genome shotgun sequence contains:
- the LOC119347934 gene encoding germin-like protein 8-11; this encodes MASSPSFLLLAALLALVSWQAVASDPGPLQDFCVADMNSPVRVNGFVCKNPVEVNADDFFKAAALDKPRVTNKVGSNVTLINVMQIAGLNTLGISIARIDYAPLGQNPPHTHPRATEILTVLEGTLYVGFVTSNQPAPNRNKFLSKVLNKGDVFVFPVGLIHFQFNPNPHKPAVAIAALSSQN